The Rhizobium sp. BT03 genome has a window encoding:
- a CDS encoding DUF983 domain-containing protein — protein sequence MSEDSAHYPPVDPVKTGIKGCCPRCGQGKLFDGLLGVKPHCASCGLDYSFADAGDGPAVFVILIVGFIVIGMVLWLQVNYGPPIWVHILLFGPLTIVLSLLTLRWFKGILIAMQYRHNAREGRLSD from the coding sequence ATGAGCGAAGATAGCGCCCATTATCCCCCCGTCGATCCGGTTAAAACAGGCATCAAGGGCTGCTGCCCGCGCTGCGGTCAGGGCAAGCTGTTCGACGGCCTGCTCGGGGTCAAGCCGCATTGCGCCTCCTGCGGCCTCGATTATTCCTTCGCCGATGCCGGCGACGGGCCGGCCGTCTTCGTCATCCTCATCGTCGGCTTCATCGTCATCGGCATGGTGCTGTGGCTGCAGGTGAATTACGGCCCGCCGATCTGGGTGCACATCCTGCTCTTCGGCCCGCTGACGATCGTCCTGTCGCTGCTGACGCTGCGCTGGTTCAAGGGCATCCTGATCGCCATGCAATATCGCCATAATGCCCGCGAAGGACGCCTGAGTGACTGA
- a CDS encoding chloramphenicol phosphotransferase CPT family protein translates to MTSDNHAGQIIILNGAPRSGKSSIARAIQEEFEGPWINLGVDSYNAMTPKRYLPGIGLRPGGERPELEELVAFLYAALYESIAIHAGLGLNVVADLGHHDSYSQPLGILGDCARRLHGFSVLFVGVRCPIETIMQRREIKQEGRETLYARATEEVPIPEPVRRWQDEVHRPGIYDMEVDTSVLTALECAEAIRQRLDLGISEPSAFERIAGGR, encoded by the coding sequence ATGACGAGCGATAACCATGCCGGACAGATCATTATTTTGAACGGCGCGCCCAGAAGCGGCAAATCCAGCATTGCGCGCGCAATCCAGGAAGAATTCGAGGGGCCGTGGATCAACCTCGGCGTCGACAGCTACAATGCCATGACGCCGAAGCGCTACCTGCCCGGCATCGGGCTCAGGCCCGGCGGCGAGCGGCCGGAACTCGAGGAACTGGTAGCGTTTCTCTATGCCGCCCTTTACGAATCGATCGCCATCCATGCCGGTTTGGGGCTCAATGTGGTCGCCGATCTCGGCCATCATGACAGCTACTCGCAGCCGCTCGGCATTCTCGGCGACTGCGCCCGGCGTCTCCATGGATTTTCCGTGCTGTTCGTCGGTGTGCGCTGTCCGATCGAGACGATCATGCAGCGGCGGGAGATCAAACAGGAGGGCCGCGAGACCCTTTATGCAAGAGCCACCGAAGAGGTGCCGATCCCCGAACCGGTGCGGCGCTGGCAGGATGAGGTGCACCGGCCAGGTATCTATGACATGGAGGTCGATACATCGGTGCTCACCGCACTCGAATGCGCCGAGGCGATCCGCCAGCGGTTGGATCTCGGCATATCCGAGCCTTCGGCTTTCGAGCGGATTGCCGGCGGGCGGTGA
- a CDS encoding cytochrome c oxidase subunit 3, with amino-acid sequence MADAHQKNHDYHIIDPSPWPILASLGAFIMAIGGVCYMRYLNGGSFKVAGAELANPWLFYIGFALVLYVMYGWWADTVKEAHEGAHTRVVSLHLRYGMIMFIASEVMFFVAWFWAYFDASLYPNEAIQASRLLYTGGTWPPKGIEVLDPWHLPIYNTVILLLSGTTVTWAHHALLHNDRKGLIQGLVLTVLLGIFFSSVQAYEYAHAPFAFKNSIYGATFFMATGFHGFHVLVGTIFLLVCLIRALRGDFTPKQHFGFEAAAWYWHFVDVVWLFLFFCIYVWGGWGAPVAAG; translated from the coding sequence ATGGCCGATGCTCATCAGAAGAATCACGACTATCACATCATCGATCCGAGCCCGTGGCCGATTCTCGCCTCGCTCGGCGCCTTCATCATGGCGATCGGCGGCGTCTGCTACATGCGTTACCTGAACGGCGGCTCGTTCAAGGTCGCCGGCGCCGAACTCGCCAATCCCTGGCTGTTCTATATCGGCTTCGCGCTGGTTCTCTACGTCATGTACGGGTGGTGGGCCGATACGGTGAAGGAAGCCCATGAGGGCGCCCATACACGCGTTGTCTCGCTGCACCTGCGCTACGGCATGATCATGTTCATCGCTTCGGAAGTGATGTTCTTCGTCGCCTGGTTCTGGGCCTATTTCGACGCCAGCCTCTATCCGAACGAGGCGATCCAGGCGTCGCGCCTGCTCTATACCGGCGGCACCTGGCCGCCGAAGGGCATCGAGGTCCTCGATCCCTGGCACCTGCCGATCTACAACACCGTCATCCTGCTGCTGTCGGGCACGACGGTCACCTGGGCGCACCATGCGCTGCTGCATAACGACCGCAAGGGCCTGATCCAGGGCCTGGTTCTGACGGTGCTGCTCGGCATTTTCTTCTCCAGCGTCCAGGCCTATGAATATGCCCACGCGCCCTTCGCCTTCAAGAATTCGATCTACGGCGCGACCTTCTTCATGGCGACCGGCTTCCACGGTTTCCACGTCCTCGTCGGCACGATTTTCCTGCTGGTCTGCCTGATCCGGGCGCTGCGCGGCGATTTCACCCCGAAACAGCATTTCGGCTTCGAAGCCGCCGCCTGGTACTGGCACTTCGTCGACGTCGTCTGGCTGTTCCTGTTCTTCTGCATCTACGTCTGGGGCGGCTGGGGCGCCCCTGTCGCAGCCGGCTGA